In one Oryzias latipes chromosome 13, ASM223467v1 genomic region, the following are encoded:
- the LOC110016214 gene encoding protein CASP-like, producing MNNARHSLLLTGRYSELQGEFSAAVRTSSEQKELIVKLEHDLGTIQAMSSLPRPQADGSEISNMRDIPDPIKEASASFAAGSGVSLNTELPQGQMDSLLAIISSQRERFRSRNQELEAENRSLQQTMQALQNELDSLRADNIKLYEKIKFLQSYPGKAGGSDDTVMRYSSQYEERLDPFASFSKRERQRRYLSLSPWDKATLSLGRVILSNKMARTVAFFYTLFLHCLVFLVLYKTAWSESIGRDCTAFCAKKYSDHLHRFHENDQNL from the exons atgaataacgCTCGACATTCTCTGCTCCTGACAGGACGTTACTCTGAGCTGCAGGGAGAGTTCTCTGCTGCGGTGCGGACCAGCTCGGAGCAAAAGGAGCTCATAGTGAAGCTGGAGCATGACCTGGGCACCATCCAGGCCATGTCCTCCCTGCCTCGTCCCCAAGCGGACGGATCGGAGATCAGCAACATGAGGGACATCCCGGATCCCATTAAGGAGGCCTCTGCGTCGTTTGCTG CAGGTTCAGGCGTGAGTCTCAACACGGAGCTTCCTCAGGGTCAGATGGACTCCCTGCTCGCCATCATCTCCAGCCAAAGGGAGCGGTTCCGCTCCCGTAACCAGGAGCTGGAAGCT gagaatcGCTCCCTGCAGCAGACCATGCAGGCCCTGCAGAATGAGCTGGATAGCCTGAGGGCCGACAACATCAAGCTCTACGAGAAAATCAAGTTCCTGCAGAGCTACCCGGGAAAA gCTGGCGGGAGCGATGACACAGTGATGCGTTACTCCTCTCAGTATGAAGAAAGACTGGATCCATTTGCCTCCTTCAGCAAGAGG GAGCGCCAGCGCCGATACCTGAGCCTCAGTCCTTGGGATAAAGCAACTCTCAGCCTG GGTCGTGTGATTCTCTCCAACAAGATGGCCAGGACTGTTGCTTTCTTCTACACCTTGTTCCTGCACTGTCTGGTCTTCTTG GTGCTGTACAAGACTGCTTGGAGCGAGAGTATTGGAAGAGACTGCACTGCGTTCTGTGCTAAAAA GTATTCTGACCACCTCCACCGCTTCCACGAGAACGACCAAAACCTGTAG